One window of Sardina pilchardus chromosome 2, fSarPil1.1, whole genome shotgun sequence genomic DNA carries:
- the casp3a gene encoding caspase-3a has translation MSGVETNSTNGASGDCVDARREDESGAPGAAGSSESMQVDAKPKSHSFRYSLNFPSMGNCIIINNKNFDRCTGMNVRNGTDIDAGNAMKVFGKLGYKVKVFNDQTVDQIVQVLTAVAKDDHRHCASFVCVLLSHGDEGVFFGTDRSVEMKTLTSLFRGDRCTSLVGKPKLFFIQACRGTDLDAGIEADSHESPERIPVEADFLYAYSTAPGYYSWRNTTTGSWFMQSLCEMFTKYGRELELMQIMTRVNHKVALDFESVSNMPGFDARKQIPCIVSMLTKEMYFTS, from the exons ATGTCTGGCGTGGAAACAAACAGTACAAACGGAGCGAGTGGGGATTGCGTTGACGCCAGACGTGAAGATGAGTCAGG AGCACCAGGGGCGGCTGGTTCGTCTGAGTCCATGCAGGTGGATGCCAAGCCCAAGTCCCACTCCTTCCGCTACAGCCTCAACTTCCCCAGCATGGGCAActgcatcatcatcaacaacaagaaCTTTGACCGCTGCACAG GCATGAATGTGCGGAATGGCACAGACATAGATGCAGGTAATGCCATGAAGGTGTTTGGGAAACTTGGTTACAAAGTGAAGGTGTTCAATGACCAGACTGTGGATCAGATTGTACAGGTCCTAACGGCAG TTGCCAAGGACGATCACCGCCACTGTGCCtcgtttgtgtgcgtgctgcTGAGCCACGGGGACGAGGGGGTGTTTTTTGGCACGGACCGTTCGGTGGAGATGAAGACTCTCACCAGCCTGTTTAGAGGGGACCGCTGCACCTCTCTGGTGGGCAAGCCCAAACTCTTCTTCATTCAG GCATGCAGAGGTACGGACCTGGATGCAGGGATCGAGGCGGACAGCCATGAATCCCCTGAGAGAATCCCTGTGGAGGCTGACTTCTTGTATGCCTATTCAACTGCACCAG GTTATTATTCCTGGAGGAACACCACCACAGGTTCCTGGTTCATGCAGTCCCTTTGTGAGATGTTCACCAAGTACGGCAGAGAGCTGGAGCTCATGCAGATCATGACCCGCGTCAACCACAAGGTGGCGTTGGACTTCGAGTCCGTCTCCAACATGCCCGGCTTTGATGCCAGGAAGCAGATCCCCTGCATTGTGTCGATGCTAACCAAAGAGATGTACTTCACATCTTAA
- the primpol gene encoding DNA-directed primase/polymerase protein, which translates to MRKREWGDRLREVEKRAHSYQQSPLCSRYQPRLAQPSQPSPVWHLFPRQSSALVFAQTCKEDVHVFALEREGGGMGQRIYLVTSYTELWHYYRTYRQSLMHCYEVIPEGAVCKLYFDLEFQRAWNPGLNGETMVARLIQYVCKKLNEVYGLNCSSSDVLNLDSSTEDKFSRHLIFLLPNATFRDNSHVGRFIHAILTPVKNSSHPAESPTTCTSEGTHPPAAMEYIPSTDRGMPGSPQPKRHKHGEDDLSFLSVKNKEGQTQLFVDLGVYTKNRNFRLYKSSKLGKNAAFIVAKDNQYVPKPDKHLTEENIFQASLISNVSYTGQRILTWDASELENPKGPRPEGPSRAHARPDCVGGHQYSPYREVDDFVLTLLCRDNVKGSIRQWNYFVSEQLLVYDILHYRWCYNVGRFHKSNNIMILVDLREEVWYQKCHDPECRRQNFRSSNYPLPEDICISHLLKEDEEDQLYLVDDEGNIELSQRPCPEASPEGAKPESSGQVGASAGWEDWAEDDPCYLEALEEVERSTEEVSDELLLMAADEWENR; encoded by the exons atgagaaagagagaatggggagataggttgagagaggtggagaagcgAGCTCATTCTTATCAACAGAGCCCCCTCTGCTCCCGATATCAACCCCGATTGGCCCAGCCGTCCCAGCCCTCTCCAGTGTGGCATCTTTTCCCTCGACAGAGCTCTGCCCTGGTCTTCGCACAGACCTGCAAAGAG GACGTTCATGTGTTTGCTCTTGAGCGAGAAGGTGGTGGCATGGGCCAGAGGATCTACCTGGTGACCAGTTACACTGAGCTGTGGCACTACTACAG GACCTACAGACAGTCCCTAATGCACTGCTATGAGGTGATCCCAGAGGGAGCTGTGTGTAAGCTCTACTTTGACCTGGAGTTCCAGAGAGCATGGAACCCCGGCCTCAATGGGGAGACTATGGTGGCTCGCCTAATtcag TATGTGTGCAAGAAGCTGAATGAGGTCTACGGGTTGAACTGCTCCAGCAGTGATGTGCTGAATCTGGACTCCAGCACAGAGGACAAGTTCAGCCGTCACCTGATCTTCCTGCTCCCTAATGCCACATTCAGGGACAACAGTCATGTTG GTCGTTTCATTCATGCTATCCTTACACCGGTGAAAAACAGCAGCCACCCAGCAGAGAGCCCTACCACCTGTACCAGTGAAGG TACACATCCACCCGCTGCCATGGAGTATATTCCCAGCACGGACCGAGGCATGCCAGGAAGTCCGCAGCCCAAGAGgcataaacatggggaggatgaCCTCAGCTTTCTGTCGGTGAAAAACAAAGAGGGACAGACTCAGCTGTTTGTTGACCTCG GGGTCTATACCAAGAACAGAAACTTTAGGCTATACAAGTCGTCAAAGCTGGGGAAGAATGCAGCCTTCATAGTTGCCAAGGACAACCAGTATGTTCCAAAACCTGACAAGCATCTTACGGAGGAGAACATCTTTCAGGCATCTTTGATCAGCAATGTGAG CTACACGGGGCAGAGGATTCTGACGTGGGACGCATCCGAGCTGGAGAACCCCAAAGGGCCTCGGCCAGAGGGCCCCTCCAGAGCCCACGCCAGGCCAG ATTGTGTTGGAGGCCACCAGTACTCCCCCTACAGAGAAGTGGATGACTTTGTGTTGACACTGCTGTGCAGAGATAACGTCAAAGGAA GTATACGGCAGTGGAACTACTTTGTGTCAGAGCAGCTGCTGGTCTATGACATTCTGCACTACCGCTGGTGCTACAACGTGGGCCGCTTTCACAAGAGCAACAACATCAT GATCCTAGTGGATCTGAGGGAGGAGGTGTGGTATCAGAAGTGCCACGACCCAGAGTGCAGGAGACAGAACTTCAGATCCTCCA ATTATCCGCTGCCAGAAGATATCTGCATCAGTCATCTGCTCAAAGAG GATGAGGAGGACCAGCTGTATCTGGTGGATGACGAAGGGAACATTGAGCTCAGCCAGAGACCGTGTCCTGAGGCATCACCAGAGGGGGCCAAACCAGAGAGCAGTGGCCAGGTGGGAGCCAGCGCAGGCTGGGAGGACTGGGCTGAGGATGACCCCTGTTACCTGGAGgccctggaggaggtggagaggagcacCGAGGAGGTGTCTGATGAACTGCTGCTCATGGCAGCAGATGAGTGGGAGAACAGATGA
- the acsl1a gene encoding long-chain-fatty-acid--CoA ligase 1a isoform X1: protein MQAQDLLRQLRMPEISDVREYVRSLPANTLVGMGALAAVTTYWYATRPIALKPPCDLAMQSIEVPGEEHIRRSVLLDEGKELMTCYYEDARTMYEVFTRGVRVSNDGPCLGSRKPNQPYEWLSYKEVQEMAENIGAALVHRGHSHSGDRNVGIFAQNRPEWTISELACYTYSLVAVPLYDTLGTEAIDYIIEKAAISTVICDVADKARLILDCLSNRKHTVRTIALMEASDSELVARAQTCGIEILSLKDLVVLGKANQMKPVPPKPEDLAIICFTSGTTGNPKGGMLTHGNVVANCAAFIRVTEGVLRPTSQDVLISFLPLAHMFERVVEGVILIHGARIGYFQGDIRLLMDDLKTLQPTVFPVVPRLLNRMFDKIFGQANTPLKRWLLDFASRRKEAEMKSGVVRKDSMWDKLIFSKVQASLGGRVRLMITGAAPVSPTVLTFLRAALGCQFYEGYGQTECTAGCSMSLPGDWTAGHVGAPLPCNLIKLVDVSDMNYLAAKGEGEVCVKGPNVFQGYLNDPEKTAEAIDKDGWLHTGDVGKWLPNGTLKIIDRKKHIFKLAQGEYIAPEKIENIYTRSDPVAQIFVHGDSLQACLVGVVVPDPDFLPGWAKKRGIEGSYTELCKSKDLKIAILEDIVRLGKEGGLKSFEQVRDIALHPEMFSVQNGLLTPTLKAKRTELKNHFRDQIDQLYARIKM, encoded by the exons ATGCAGGCCCAGGACCTCCTGAGACAGCTGCGGATGCCCGAGATCAGCGACGTGCGGGAGTACGTGCGCAGCCTGCCTGCCAACACGCTCGTGGGTATGGGCGCCCTGGCGGCCGTCACCACCTACTGGTACGCCACGCGGCCCATAGCCCTCAAGCCGCCCTGCGACCTCGCCATGCAGTCCATCGAGGTGCCG GGCGAGGAGCATATCAGGCGCTCCGTTCTACTGGATGAGGGCAAAGAGTTGATGACTTGTTACTATGAAGACGCACGCACAATGTACGAAGTGTTCACACGAGGAGTGAGGGTGTCGA ATGATGGGCCTTGCCTGGGTTCCAGAAAACCCAACCAGCCTTATGAATGGCTGTCCTATAAGGAG GTGCAAGAGATGGCTGAGAATATCGGCGCTGCACTCGTCCACAGAGGCCACTCGCATAGTGGGGACAGGAATGTCGGCATCTTCGCGCAGAATCGGCCAGAG TGGACGATCTCCGAGCTGGCGTGTTACACATACTCCCTGGTGGCCGTTCCCCTCTACGACACGCTGGGCACAGAGGCCATTGACTACATCATTGAGAAGG CCGCCATCTCCACGGTCATCTGTGATGTGGCCGACAAGGCGCGCCTGATCCTGGACTGCCTATCGAACCGCAAGCACACGGTGCGCACCATCGCCCTGATGGAGGCCTCCGATAGCGAGCTGGTGGCCCGTGCACAGACCTGCGGCATCGAGATCCTCAGCCTCAAGGACCTAGTG GTGCTGGGCAAGGCCAACCAGATGAAGCCCGTG CCCCCGAAACCCGAGGATCTGGCCATAATCTGCTTCACCAGTGGAACGACAG GAAACCCGAAGGGCGGCATGCTCACGCACGGAAATGTGGTGGCCAACTGCGCTGCCTTCATCAGAGTCACAGAG GGTGTGTTGAGGCCCACCAGTCAGGACGTTCTCATCTCCTTCCTGCCTCTGGCTCACATGTTTGAGAGGGTGGTGGAG GGAGTCATCCTTATCCACGGGGCACGGATCGGCTACTTCCAGGGGGACATTCGTCTGCTGATGGACGATCTGAAGACCCTGCAGCCAACCGTCTTCCCTGTAGTGCCGCGTCTGCTCAACCGGATGTTTGACAAA atATTTGGGCAGGCCAACACTCCACTGAAGAGGTGGCTGCTGGACTTTGCCTCCAGGCGGAAGGAGGCCGAGATGAAGAGTGGAGTTGTCAGGAAGGACAGCATGTGGGACAAGCTCATCTTCAGCAAAGTCCAG GCCAGCCTGGGCGGTCGCGTGCGTCTCATGATCACTGGAGCCGCTCCGGTCTCTCCCACGGTCCTCACATTCCTGCGCGCCGCCCTCGGATGCCAG tTCTATGAAGGCTATGGCCAGACTGAGTGCACTGCAGGATGCTCCATGTCCTTACCTGGGGACTGGACAGCAG GTCATGTGGGTGCACCTCTGCCTTGCAACCTGATCAAGCTCGTGGATGTCTCCGATATGAACTACCTAGCGGCCAAAGGAGAGGGCGAG GTGTGTGTTAAAGGACCAAACGTGTTCCAGGGTTATCTGAATGACCCAGAGAAGACTGCCGAGGCGATAGATAAAGATGGCTGGCTTCACACAGGCGACGTTGGCAAATGGCTTCCG AACGGCACTCTGAAAATCATCGACAGGAAGAAACACATCTTCAAGCTGGCCCAGGGGGAGTACATAGCCCCCGAGAAGATCGAAAACATCTACACCCGCAGCGACCCCGTGGCCCAGATATTTGTGCACGGAGACAGTCTTCAG gcctgtctTGTGGGCGTTGTGGTGCCAGATCCTGATTTCCTGCCTGGGTGGGCAAAAAAGAGGGGCATCGAGGGCTCATACACAGAGCTGTGCAAGAGCAAG GATCTGAAGATCGCCATACTGGAGGACATCGTCCGGCTGGGCAAAGAAGGAGGCCTTAAGTCCTTTGAGCAG gtgAGGGACATTGCACTACACCCAGAGATGTTCTCTGTCCAAAACGGCCTGCTGACTCCGACTCTGAAGGCCAAGCGGACGGAGCTGAAGAACCACTTCAGGGATCAGATCGACCAACTCTACGCCCGCATCAAAATGTGA
- the acsl1a gene encoding long-chain-fatty-acid--CoA ligase 1a isoform X2: MQAQDLLRQLRMPEISDVREYVRSLPANTLVGMGALAAVTTYWYATRPIALKPPCDLAMQSIEVPGEEHIRRSVLLDEGKELMTCYYEDARTMYEVFTRGVRVSNDGPCLGSRKPNQPYEWLSYKEVQEMAENIGAALVHRGHSHSGDRNVGIFAQNRPEWTISELACYTYSLVAVPLYDTLGTEAIDYIIEKAAISTVICDVADKARLILDCLSNRKHTVRTIALMEASDSELVARAQTCGIEILSLKDLVVLGKANQMKPVPPKPEDLAIICFTSGTTGNPKGGMLTHGNVVANCAAFIRVTEVHSMLDQSDIHMSYLPLAHMFERVVEGVILIHGARIGYFQGDIRLLMDDLKTLQPTVFPVVPRLLNRMFDKIFGQANTPLKRWLLDFASRRKEAEMKSGVVRKDSMWDKLIFSKVQASLGGRVRLMITGAAPVSPTVLTFLRAALGCQFYEGYGQTECTAGCSMSLPGDWTAGHVGAPLPCNLIKLVDVSDMNYLAAKGEGEVCVKGPNVFQGYLNDPEKTAEAIDKDGWLHTGDVGKWLPNGTLKIIDRKKHIFKLAQGEYIAPEKIENIYTRSDPVAQIFVHGDSLQACLVGVVVPDPDFLPGWAKKRGIEGSYTELCKSKDLKIAILEDIVRLGKEGGLKSFEQVRDIALHPEMFSVQNGLLTPTLKAKRTELKNHFRDQIDQLYARIKM; the protein is encoded by the exons ATGCAGGCCCAGGACCTCCTGAGACAGCTGCGGATGCCCGAGATCAGCGACGTGCGGGAGTACGTGCGCAGCCTGCCTGCCAACACGCTCGTGGGTATGGGCGCCCTGGCGGCCGTCACCACCTACTGGTACGCCACGCGGCCCATAGCCCTCAAGCCGCCCTGCGACCTCGCCATGCAGTCCATCGAGGTGCCG GGCGAGGAGCATATCAGGCGCTCCGTTCTACTGGATGAGGGCAAAGAGTTGATGACTTGTTACTATGAAGACGCACGCACAATGTACGAAGTGTTCACACGAGGAGTGAGGGTGTCGA ATGATGGGCCTTGCCTGGGTTCCAGAAAACCCAACCAGCCTTATGAATGGCTGTCCTATAAGGAG GTGCAAGAGATGGCTGAGAATATCGGCGCTGCACTCGTCCACAGAGGCCACTCGCATAGTGGGGACAGGAATGTCGGCATCTTCGCGCAGAATCGGCCAGAG TGGACGATCTCCGAGCTGGCGTGTTACACATACTCCCTGGTGGCCGTTCCCCTCTACGACACGCTGGGCACAGAGGCCATTGACTACATCATTGAGAAGG CCGCCATCTCCACGGTCATCTGTGATGTGGCCGACAAGGCGCGCCTGATCCTGGACTGCCTATCGAACCGCAAGCACACGGTGCGCACCATCGCCCTGATGGAGGCCTCCGATAGCGAGCTGGTGGCCCGTGCACAGACCTGCGGCATCGAGATCCTCAGCCTCAAGGACCTAGTG GTGCTGGGCAAGGCCAACCAGATGAAGCCCGTG CCCCCGAAACCCGAGGATCTGGCCATAATCTGCTTCACCAGTGGAACGACAG GAAACCCGAAGGGCGGCATGCTCACGCACGGAAATGTGGTGGCCAACTGCGCTGCCTTCATCAGAGTCACAGAG GTGCACAGCATGCTGGACCAGAGTGACATTCACATGTCCTATTTGCCTCTAGCTCACATGTTTGAGAGAGTGGTAGAG GGAGTCATCCTTATCCACGGGGCACGGATCGGCTACTTCCAGGGGGACATTCGTCTGCTGATGGACGATCTGAAGACCCTGCAGCCAACCGTCTTCCCTGTAGTGCCGCGTCTGCTCAACCGGATGTTTGACAAA atATTTGGGCAGGCCAACACTCCACTGAAGAGGTGGCTGCTGGACTTTGCCTCCAGGCGGAAGGAGGCCGAGATGAAGAGTGGAGTTGTCAGGAAGGACAGCATGTGGGACAAGCTCATCTTCAGCAAAGTCCAG GCCAGCCTGGGCGGTCGCGTGCGTCTCATGATCACTGGAGCCGCTCCGGTCTCTCCCACGGTCCTCACATTCCTGCGCGCCGCCCTCGGATGCCAG tTCTATGAAGGCTATGGCCAGACTGAGTGCACTGCAGGATGCTCCATGTCCTTACCTGGGGACTGGACAGCAG GTCATGTGGGTGCACCTCTGCCTTGCAACCTGATCAAGCTCGTGGATGTCTCCGATATGAACTACCTAGCGGCCAAAGGAGAGGGCGAG GTGTGTGTTAAAGGACCAAACGTGTTCCAGGGTTATCTGAATGACCCAGAGAAGACTGCCGAGGCGATAGATAAAGATGGCTGGCTTCACACAGGCGACGTTGGCAAATGGCTTCCG AACGGCACTCTGAAAATCATCGACAGGAAGAAACACATCTTCAAGCTGGCCCAGGGGGAGTACATAGCCCCCGAGAAGATCGAAAACATCTACACCCGCAGCGACCCCGTGGCCCAGATATTTGTGCACGGAGACAGTCTTCAG gcctgtctTGTGGGCGTTGTGGTGCCAGATCCTGATTTCCTGCCTGGGTGGGCAAAAAAGAGGGGCATCGAGGGCTCATACACAGAGCTGTGCAAGAGCAAG GATCTGAAGATCGCCATACTGGAGGACATCGTCCGGCTGGGCAAAGAAGGAGGCCTTAAGTCCTTTGAGCAG gtgAGGGACATTGCACTACACCCAGAGATGTTCTCTGTCCAAAACGGCCTGCTGACTCCGACTCTGAAGGCCAAGCGGACGGAGCTGAAGAACCACTTCAGGGATCAGATCGACCAACTCTACGCCCGCATCAAAATGTGA